In Alicyclobacillus macrosporangiidus CPP55, a single window of DNA contains:
- the fusA gene encoding elongation factor G: MPRQFPLEKTRNIGIIAHIDAGKTTTTERILFYTGRVHKIGEVHEGAATMDWMVQEQERGITITSAATTAQWKGHRINIIDTPGHVDFTVEVERSLRVLDGAVGVFDAKGGVEPQSETVWRQADKYGVPRIAYVNKMDIIGADFLGCVQQMRDRLGAKAVPIQLPIGAEDTFVGMVDLVEMAAIIYTDDLGTRSEKTEIPADMKELVEKYRTELIEAAAEVDEELMMKYLEGEEITVEELKAAIRKGTCTVQLFPVLCGSSYRNKGVQPMLDAVVDYLPSPVDVPPIKGWTPDGEEVERRSSDDEPFAALAFKIMSDPFVGKLSYFRVYSGTLASGSYVLNSTKGKRERIGRIVQMHANHREEIDMVYAGDIAAAVGLKDTTTGDTLCDEKHVVVLESMEFPDPVINISVEPKSKADQDKLALALSKLAEEDPTFRTWTDQETGQTIIAGMGELHLEIVVDRLRREFKVECNTGKPQVAYKETITQRVEQEGKFIRQSGGRGQYGHVKIILEPLERGAGYQFENKIVGGVVPKEYIPAVDEGIREAMLSGVLAGYPMIDVKATLFDGSYHEVDSSEMAFKIAGSMALKQGAAKAGPVLLEPIMKVEVTVPEEFMGDVMGDINSRRGRIEGMDQRANARVIRGYVPLAEMFGYSTSLRSRTQGRGTFSMEFHSYEEVPKNIAQEIIAKNKGE, translated from the coding sequence TTGCCACGTCAATTCCCTCTTGAGAAAACCCGCAACATCGGCATCATCGCCCACATCGACGCGGGGAAGACGACGACGACCGAGCGCATTCTGTTCTACACCGGCCGCGTCCACAAGATCGGCGAGGTACACGAAGGCGCTGCGACGATGGACTGGATGGTGCAGGAGCAGGAGCGAGGCATCACCATCACGTCCGCGGCGACCACCGCGCAGTGGAAGGGCCACCGCATCAACATCATTGACACGCCCGGTCACGTGGACTTCACCGTCGAGGTGGAGCGGTCGCTGCGCGTGTTGGACGGCGCCGTCGGAGTGTTTGACGCCAAGGGCGGTGTCGAGCCGCAGTCCGAGACGGTGTGGCGGCAGGCGGACAAATACGGCGTACCGCGCATCGCTTACGTGAACAAGATGGATATCATCGGCGCAGACTTCCTCGGCTGCGTGCAGCAGATGCGCGATCGCCTGGGCGCCAAGGCGGTGCCGATTCAGTTGCCGATCGGCGCGGAGGATACCTTCGTCGGCATGGTCGACCTGGTCGAGATGGCGGCGATCATCTACACGGACGACCTCGGGACGCGCTCGGAGAAAACCGAGATCCCGGCCGACATGAAGGAGCTCGTCGAGAAGTACCGCACCGAACTGATTGAGGCTGCGGCGGAGGTCGACGAGGAACTCATGATGAAGTACCTCGAAGGCGAGGAGATCACGGTCGAGGAGCTGAAGGCCGCCATCCGCAAAGGCACCTGCACCGTGCAGCTGTTCCCGGTGCTGTGCGGGTCGTCCTACCGGAACAAGGGTGTGCAGCCGATGCTCGACGCGGTGGTAGATTACCTGCCCTCGCCGGTCGACGTGCCGCCCATCAAGGGATGGACGCCCGATGGCGAGGAAGTGGAGCGCCGTTCTTCCGACGACGAGCCGTTCGCCGCGCTGGCGTTCAAGATCATGTCCGATCCGTTTGTCGGCAAGCTGTCGTACTTCCGGGTCTACTCGGGGACGCTCGCCAGCGGATCGTACGTGCTCAACTCGACGAAGGGCAAACGCGAGCGCATCGGCCGCATCGTTCAGATGCACGCGAACCATCGCGAGGAGATCGACATGGTGTACGCCGGGGACATCGCCGCCGCGGTCGGCCTGAAGGACACGACCACGGGCGATACGCTGTGCGACGAGAAGCACGTGGTCGTGCTGGAGTCGATGGAGTTCCCGGATCCGGTGATCAACATCTCCGTCGAACCGAAGTCCAAGGCGGACCAGGATAAGCTGGCGCTGGCGCTGAGCAAGTTGGCGGAAGAGGACCCGACGTTCCGGACCTGGACCGATCAGGAGACGGGCCAGACCATCATCGCCGGCATGGGTGAGCTGCATCTGGAGATCGTGGTCGACCGCCTGCGGCGTGAGTTCAAGGTGGAGTGCAACACCGGCAAGCCCCAGGTGGCGTACAAGGAGACCATCACGCAGCGGGTGGAGCAGGAAGGCAAGTTCATCCGCCAATCGGGCGGGCGCGGTCAATACGGCCACGTCAAGATCATCCTGGAGCCCCTCGAGCGGGGTGCCGGTTATCAGTTCGAGAACAAGATCGTGGGCGGCGTCGTCCCGAAGGAATACATTCCTGCGGTGGACGAAGGGATCCGCGAAGCCATGCTCAGCGGCGTGCTGGCGGGCTATCCGATGATCGACGTCAAGGCGACATTGTTCGATGGTTCGTACCACGAGGTCGACTCGTCGGAAATGGCCTTCAAGATCGCGGGCTCGATGGCGTTGAAACAGGGTGCGGCGAAGGCGGGCCCGGTCCTGCTGGAGCCCATCATGAAGGTCGAGGTCACGGTGCCCGAGGAGTTTATGGGCGACGTGATGGGGGACATCAACTCTCGCCGCGGGCGCATCGAAGGGATGGACCAACGGGCGAACGCGCGCGTGATCCGCGGATACGTTCCGCTGGCTGAGATGTTTGGTTACTCTACGAGTCTGCGCTCCCGCACCCAGGGCCGCGGGACGTTCTCGATGGAGTTCCATTCATATGAAGAAGTGCCGAAGAACATCGCTCAGGAGATCATCGCCAAAAACAAAGGCGAATAA
- the rpsG gene encoding 30S ribosomal protein S7, which translates to MPRKGPVPRRDVMPDPIYGNKMVTRLINKVMRDGKKGVAQRIVYAAFDEIRQRTNKDPMEVLEEAMRNVMPVLEVKARRVGGSNYQVPVEVRPDRRITLGLRWLVQYARLRGEKTMVHKLASELIDAANGTGGAVKKKEDTHRMAEANKAFAHYRW; encoded by the coding sequence GTGCCGAGAAAAGGTCCCGTCCCGCGCAGGGACGTCATGCCGGACCCGATCTACGGGAACAAGATGGTGACCCGTCTGATCAATAAGGTGATGCGCGACGGCAAGAAGGGCGTCGCACAGCGGATTGTGTATGCGGCGTTCGACGAGATCCGCCAGCGGACCAACAAGGATCCGATGGAGGTTTTGGAAGAGGCGATGCGCAACGTCATGCCGGTGCTGGAGGTCAAGGCCCGCCGCGTGGGCGGTTCCAACTACCAGGTGCCGGTGGAGGTCCGTCCGGACCGGCGCATCACCCTGGGTCTGCGCTGGCTGGTGCAGTACGCGCGCTTGCGCGGTGAGAAGACGATGGTGCACAAGCTCGCCAGCGAGCTGATCGATGCCGCGAATGGCACCGGCGGCGCGGTGAAGAAGAAAGAGGACACGCACCGTATGGCTGAGGCCAACAAGGCGTTCGCCCATTACCGGTGGTAA
- the rpsL gene encoding 30S ribosomal protein S12: MPTMNQLVRKGRKPIEKKSKSPALQKGYNSFEKKEFELPSPQKRGVCTRVGTMTPKKPNSALRKYARVRLTNQVEVTAYIPGIGHNLQEHSVVLVRGGRVKDLPGVRYHIVRGALDTAGVKDRMQGRSKYGAKRPKQKS, encoded by the coding sequence ATGCCGACCATGAACCAACTGGTCCGCAAAGGCCGTAAGCCGATAGAGAAGAAATCGAAGTCTCCGGCGCTGCAGAAGGGATACAACAGCTTCGAAAAGAAGGAGTTCGAGCTGCCGTCTCCGCAGAAGCGCGGCGTGTGCACGCGCGTGGGCACGATGACCCCGAAGAAGCCGAACTCGGCGCTGCGGAAGTACGCGCGTGTGCGTTTGACCAACCAGGTCGAGGTCACGGCGTACATCCCGGGCATCGGCCACAACCTGCAGGAGCACTCCGTGGTGCTTGTGCGCGGCGGACGTGTCAAGGACCTGCCGGGTGTGCGTTACCACATCGTCCGCGGCGCGTTGGACACCGCGGGTGTCAAGGACCGCATGCAGGGCCGCTCCAAGTACGGCGCCAAGCGTCCGAAGCAGAAGTCGTAA
- a CDS encoding ribosomal L7Ae/L30e/S12e/Gadd45 family protein, translating into MSLDRIRLARKRTIGTNQTTKALQQSLAKQVYIARDADTRVIQPVLSLAQERGVPVLWVDTMKQLGKACGIEVGAATAAILEE; encoded by the coding sequence ATGTCGTTGGATCGCATTCGCCTTGCGCGCAAGCGGACAATCGGCACCAACCAGACGACCAAAGCACTTCAGCAGTCCCTCGCCAAACAGGTATACATCGCCCGGGACGCGGACACGCGGGTGATCCAACCGGTGCTGTCGCTGGCGCAGGAGCGCGGCGTACCGGTCCTGTGGGTGGACACGATGAAACAGCTGGGCAAGGCTTGCGGCATCGAGGTTGGCGCGGCCACCGCTGCGATTCTGGAAGAGTGA
- the rpoC gene encoding DNA-directed RNA polymerase subunit beta' has translation MLDVNNFEFMKIGLASPEKIRSWSHGEVKKPETINYRTLRPEKDGLFCERIFGPQRDWECHCGKYKRVRYKGVVCDRCGVEVTRSKVRRERMGHIELAAPVSHIWYFKGIPSRMGLVLDMTPRALEEVIYFASYVVTDPGDTPLEKKQLLSEREYRSYREKYGYAFEAGMGAEAIKKLLVEIDLDREVEQLKEELRTAQGQRRNRAIKRLEVLEAFRASGNRPEWMILEALPVIPPDLRPMVQLDGGRFATSDLNDLYRRVINRNNRLKRLLDLGAPDIIVQNEKRMLQEAVDALIDNGRRGRPVTGPGNRPLKSLSHMLKGKQGRFRQNLLGKRVDYSGRSVIVVGPELRMYQCGLPKEMALELFKPFVMKELVARGLAHNIKSAKRKVERVSPEVWDVVEDVIKEHPVLLNRAPTLHRLGIQAFEPVLVEGRAIKLHPLVCTAYNADFDGDQMAVHVPLSAEAQAEARLLMLAAHNILNPKDGKPVVTPTQDMVLGPYYLTIELAGAPGEGRLFADPDEVMMAYQERQITVHTRVALPARSLGKTSFTPEQQNALLVTTPGKLIFNEIFPKDFPYLHSGARQNLLVGTPDETFIFEKGVDIAERVRNRPIPKAIIKKDLGNILHECFRRYGTTTTSEILDKVKKLGFHYSAQAGITISVADIIVPKEKAPIIAEAEQKDRKLEQQYRRGLITGEEKYVSFSQIWSEAKEKLSQTLMQSMDELNPIYMMATSGARGSQSQITQLAGMRGLMANPSGHIIQLPIKSNFREGLSVLEYFISTHGARKGLADTALRTADSGYLTRRLVDVAQDTIVRQVECGTDKGLRVTEIRDGREVIEDLYDRIEGRVAFQDVYHPETGEKLVSKNQLIDADIAARIVAAGIKEVVIRSVLTCRTQHGVCVHCYGKNLATGKMVEIGEAVGIIAAQSIGEPGTQLTMRTFHTGGVAGDDITQGLPRIQELFEARNPKGQAVITEIDGVVSAIREGKDKREIEVTGEGETKVYSIPYGSRIRVTQDQRVEAGDELTEGSVDPKEMLRVKGLQGVQNYLLREVQRVYRLQGVDINDKHIEVMIRQMLRKVRVLDAGDTDLLPGTYVDLFEYEEANRKVLWEGKEPAVARPALLGITKASLETDSFLSAASFQETTRVLTDAAIKGKVDRLLGLKENVIIGKLIPAGTGMTRYRHLEIESDDDPVEDSAREGAEEAVGAGES, from the coding sequence TTGTTGGACGTCAACAACTTCGAGTTTATGAAGATCGGTCTGGCATCGCCCGAGAAGATCCGGTCCTGGTCCCACGGTGAGGTGAAGAAGCCCGAGACCATCAATTACCGGACGCTGCGCCCGGAAAAGGATGGCCTGTTCTGCGAGCGCATCTTCGGACCCCAGCGGGACTGGGAGTGCCATTGCGGCAAGTACAAGCGCGTGCGGTACAAGGGCGTCGTGTGCGACCGCTGCGGCGTCGAGGTGACGCGCTCGAAGGTGCGCCGTGAGCGCATGGGGCACATCGAACTGGCGGCTCCTGTGTCGCACATCTGGTACTTCAAGGGTATCCCGAGCCGGATGGGTCTGGTGCTCGACATGACGCCGCGGGCGCTGGAGGAGGTCATCTACTTCGCGTCCTACGTGGTCACGGACCCGGGCGACACACCGTTGGAAAAGAAGCAGCTGCTCAGCGAGCGCGAGTACCGTTCGTACCGGGAAAAGTACGGCTACGCCTTCGAAGCCGGCATGGGCGCCGAAGCCATCAAGAAGCTGTTGGTGGAGATCGATCTCGATCGCGAAGTCGAACAGCTCAAGGAGGAGCTGCGCACCGCGCAGGGCCAGCGGCGCAACCGGGCCATCAAGCGGTTGGAGGTGCTGGAGGCCTTCCGGGCGTCCGGTAACCGCCCGGAGTGGATGATCCTCGAGGCGCTGCCGGTCATTCCGCCGGACCTGCGTCCGATGGTGCAGCTGGACGGCGGCCGCTTCGCCACCTCCGACCTGAACGATCTGTACCGGCGCGTGATCAACCGCAACAATCGCCTGAAGCGCCTGCTCGACCTCGGCGCGCCCGACATCATCGTGCAGAACGAGAAGCGGATGCTGCAGGAAGCGGTCGACGCCCTGATCGATAACGGCCGCCGCGGCCGCCCGGTGACCGGGCCCGGGAACCGCCCGCTTAAGTCGTTGTCTCACATGCTGAAGGGTAAGCAAGGCCGTTTCCGCCAAAACCTGCTTGGAAAGCGCGTCGACTACTCCGGGCGTTCCGTCATCGTGGTCGGGCCGGAGCTGCGGATGTACCAGTGCGGCTTGCCCAAGGAGATGGCGCTGGAGCTGTTCAAACCGTTCGTCATGAAGGAACTGGTTGCGCGCGGCCTGGCGCACAACATCAAGAGCGCGAAGCGCAAGGTGGAGCGCGTCTCGCCGGAGGTGTGGGACGTCGTCGAGGACGTCATCAAGGAGCACCCGGTGCTGCTCAACCGCGCCCCGACACTGCACCGCCTCGGCATCCAGGCGTTCGAGCCCGTCCTGGTCGAGGGCCGCGCCATCAAGCTGCACCCGCTGGTGTGCACGGCGTACAACGCGGACTTCGACGGAGACCAAATGGCGGTGCACGTCCCGCTGTCTGCGGAGGCGCAGGCGGAAGCGCGGCTGTTGATGCTGGCGGCGCACAACATCCTCAACCCGAAGGACGGCAAGCCCGTGGTCACGCCGACCCAGGACATGGTGCTCGGTCCGTACTACCTGACCATCGAGCTGGCCGGGGCGCCGGGTGAAGGGCGACTGTTCGCCGATCCCGACGAGGTGATGATGGCGTACCAGGAGCGGCAGATCACGGTGCACACGCGCGTCGCGCTGCCGGCGCGATCGCTCGGGAAGACGTCGTTCACGCCGGAGCAGCAGAACGCCCTGCTGGTGACGACGCCCGGGAAGCTGATCTTCAACGAGATCTTCCCGAAGGACTTCCCGTATCTGCACAGCGGAGCCCGCCAGAACCTGCTGGTGGGCACGCCGGACGAGACGTTCATCTTCGAGAAAGGCGTCGACATCGCGGAGCGCGTGCGGAATCGGCCCATCCCGAAGGCGATTATCAAGAAGGACCTTGGGAACATCCTGCACGAGTGCTTCCGCCGGTATGGCACGACGACCACGTCGGAGATCCTCGACAAGGTGAAAAAGCTCGGCTTCCATTATTCGGCGCAGGCCGGCATCACCATCTCGGTGGCCGACATCATCGTGCCGAAGGAGAAGGCGCCCATCATTGCCGAGGCGGAGCAGAAGGACCGCAAGCTGGAACAGCAGTACCGCCGCGGCCTGATCACCGGCGAGGAGAAGTACGTCTCGTTCAGCCAGATCTGGAGCGAGGCAAAGGAAAAACTGTCGCAGACGTTGATGCAGAGCATGGATGAGCTGAATCCGATCTACATGATGGCCACGTCCGGCGCCCGCGGCAGTCAGTCGCAGATCACCCAGCTGGCCGGCATGCGCGGCCTGATGGCCAACCCGTCGGGTCACATCATCCAGCTGCCCATCAAGTCGAACTTCCGCGAGGGCCTGTCGGTGTTGGAGTACTTCATCTCCACGCACGGCGCCCGCAAGGGTCTGGCCGACACGGCGCTGCGCACGGCAGACTCCGGTTACCTCACTCGCCGTCTGGTGGACGTGGCGCAGGACACCATCGTCCGCCAGGTGGAGTGCGGCACCGACAAGGGGCTGCGGGTGACGGAGATCCGCGACGGGCGCGAGGTCATTGAAGACCTGTACGACCGGATCGAAGGACGGGTGGCCTTCCAGGACGTCTACCACCCGGAGACCGGCGAGAAGCTGGTGTCGAAGAACCAGCTGATCGACGCGGACATCGCGGCGCGGATCGTGGCGGCAGGCATCAAGGAGGTCGTCATCCGCTCCGTGCTCACCTGCCGGACGCAGCACGGGGTGTGTGTGCACTGCTACGGCAAGAACTTGGCGACGGGCAAGATGGTGGAGATCGGCGAGGCCGTCGGCATCATCGCCGCGCAATCCATCGGCGAGCCGGGTACCCAGCTGACGATGCGCACGTTCCACACGGGCGGCGTCGCCGGCGACGACATCACCCAAGGTCTCCCGCGCATCCAGGAGCTGTTCGAGGCGCGCAACCCGAAGGGGCAGGCGGTGATCACCGAGATCGACGGCGTCGTCTCGGCGATCCGCGAGGGCAAGGACAAGCGCGAAATCGAGGTCACCGGCGAGGGCGAGACGAAGGTGTACAGCATCCCGTACGGCTCTCGCATCCGTGTCACCCAGGACCAACGGGTAGAGGCGGGCGACGAGTTGACGGAGGGCTCGGTCGATCCGAAGGAGATGCTGCGGGTCAAAGGTCTGCAGGGCGTCCAGAACTACCTGCTGCGCGAAGTGCAGCGCGTCTACCGCCTGCAGGGCGTGGACATCAACGACAAGCACATCGAGGTCATGATCCGGCAGATGCTGCGCAAGGTTCGCGTCCTCGACGCGGGCGACACCGACCTTCTGCCCGGCACCTACGTCGACCTGTTCGAGTATGAAGAGGCGAACCGCAAGGTGCTGTGGGAAGGCAAAGAGCCCGCGGTCGCCCGCCCGGCGCTGCTCGGCATCACGAAGGCGTCGCTGGAGACGGACTCGTTCCTGTCCGCCGCGTCGTTCCAAGAGACCACGCGCGTGCTGACGGACGCGGCCATCAAGGGCAAGGTCGACCGGCTGCTCGGCCTGAAGGAGAACGTGATCATCGGCAAACTGATCCCGGCTGGCACGGGTATGACCCGTTACCGGCATCTCGAGATCGAGAGCGACGACGATCCGGTGGAAGATTCGGCCCGGGAAGGGGCCGAGGAGGCCGTCGGGGCCGGGGAATCCTGA
- the rpoB gene encoding DNA-directed RNA polymerase subunit beta — MQGHVVKYGWRDRRSYARIQEVLDLPNLIEIQQKSYEWFLREGLREMFEDISPITDFTGNLVLEFIDYSLGEPKYDVEESKERDVTYAAPLRVKVRLLNKETGEVKEQEVFMGDFPLMTETGTFIINGAERVIVSQLVRSPSVYFNSKMDKNGKRTYAATVIPNRGAWLEFETDTKDVVYVRIDRTRKLPITVLLRALGLGTDAEIINLLGEDEYLRNTLDKDTTDSTERALVEIYERLRPGEPPTMENARALLTSRFFDPKRYDLANVGRYKINKKLHLKNRLLNQRLAETLVDMDTGEIIAEAGQVIDRRLLDKIIPALEGNVGRISLRGTPELAPEDTISLQMVKIFSPTEDGKILHVIGNGSIPQHVKHIMPADIIAAISYFFNLLHGVGSTDDIDHLGNRRLRSVGELLQNQFRIGLSRMERVVRERMSIQDASAITPQALINIRPVIAAIKEFFGSSQLSQFMDQTNPLAELTHKRRLSALGPGGLTRERAGFEVRDVHYSHYGRMCPIETPEGPNIGLINSLSSYARVNEYGFIETPYRKVDPDTGIVTDHVDYLTADEEENYIVAQANAELTEDGRLADAEVVARYRGDIIAVPRERVDYMDVSPKQVVSVATALIPFLENDDANRALMGSNMQRQAVPLLVTEAPLVGTGMEHKAAKDSGVCVVARRDGVVERVTAREIWVRVKQEVDGRTVFGDLDKYRLQKFVRSNQNTCINQRPIVREGQEVRAGDIIADGPATDMGELALGRNVLVAFMTWEGYNYEDAILLSEKVVKEDIYTSIHIEEYELEARDTKLGPEEITRDIPNVGEDALKNLDERGIIRIGAEIRAGDILVGKVTPKGVTELTAEERLLHAIFGEKAREVRDTSLRVPHGGAGIVVDVKVFTRENGDELPAGVNQLVRVYIAQKRKISEGDKMAGRHGNKGVVARILPEEDMPFLEDGTPVEIVLNPLGVPSRMNIGQVLETHLGMAAKALGIHIATPVFDGAKAEDVFATLEEAGFPADGKQVLYDGRTGEPFDNRVTVGYVYMMKLAHLVDDKIHARSTGPYSLVTQQPLGGKAQFGGQRFGEMEVWALEAYGAAYTLQEILTVKSDDVVGRVKTYEAIVKGENVPEPGVPESFKVLVKELQSLGMDVKILSEDEQEIIMRESDDEEDAGEKLNLSLETHSIGE, encoded by the coding sequence TTGCAGGGACACGTGGTGAAGTACGGATGGCGCGACCGGCGTTCGTACGCCCGCATCCAGGAGGTCTTGGATCTGCCGAATCTGATTGAGATTCAGCAGAAGTCGTACGAGTGGTTCCTGCGCGAGGGGCTGCGCGAGATGTTCGAGGACATCTCCCCGATCACCGACTTTACGGGCAATCTGGTGCTGGAGTTCATCGACTACAGCCTGGGTGAGCCGAAGTACGATGTCGAGGAGTCGAAGGAGCGCGACGTCACCTATGCCGCCCCGCTGCGCGTGAAGGTGAGGCTGCTCAACAAGGAAACCGGCGAGGTGAAGGAACAAGAGGTCTTCATGGGGGACTTCCCGCTCATGACCGAGACCGGCACCTTCATCATCAACGGCGCCGAGCGCGTCATTGTCAGCCAGCTGGTCCGTTCTCCGAGCGTCTATTTCAACAGCAAGATGGACAAAAACGGCAAACGCACGTATGCGGCCACCGTGATCCCCAATCGGGGCGCCTGGCTCGAATTTGAGACGGACACGAAGGACGTTGTGTACGTTCGGATCGACCGGACCCGCAAACTGCCCATCACGGTCCTGTTGCGCGCGCTGGGGCTGGGGACGGACGCGGAGATCATCAACCTGCTCGGTGAAGACGAGTATCTGCGCAATACCTTGGACAAGGATACCACAGATTCCACCGAGAGGGCACTGGTAGAGATTTACGAACGCCTGCGCCCGGGCGAACCGCCGACGATGGAAAACGCTAGGGCGCTGCTGACTTCCCGCTTCTTCGATCCGAAACGGTATGACCTGGCCAATGTCGGGCGGTACAAGATCAACAAAAAGCTCCACTTGAAAAACCGCCTGTTGAACCAGCGTTTGGCGGAGACGCTGGTCGACATGGACACCGGCGAGATCATCGCCGAGGCCGGCCAGGTGATTGACCGCCGGCTGCTCGACAAGATCATCCCTGCGCTCGAAGGGAACGTGGGGCGTATCTCCCTGCGCGGTACACCGGAGCTGGCGCCGGAGGACACCATCTCGCTGCAGATGGTCAAGATCTTCAGCCCGACCGAGGACGGAAAGATCCTGCACGTCATCGGCAACGGGTCCATCCCGCAGCACGTCAAACACATTATGCCGGCCGACATCATCGCGGCCATCAGCTATTTCTTCAATCTGCTGCACGGCGTGGGCTCCACGGATGACATCGATCACCTGGGCAACCGCCGCCTGCGTTCCGTCGGCGAACTGCTGCAAAACCAGTTCCGAATCGGTTTGTCGCGGATGGAACGGGTCGTGCGGGAGCGCATGTCGATTCAGGACGCCAGCGCGATCACGCCGCAGGCACTGATCAACATTCGGCCGGTGATCGCGGCTATCAAAGAATTCTTCGGTTCCAGCCAGCTTTCTCAGTTCATGGACCAGACCAATCCGCTGGCGGAGCTGACCCACAAGCGCCGCCTCTCGGCCCTGGGGCCGGGCGGTCTGACCCGTGAGCGGGCCGGATTCGAAGTGCGCGACGTGCACTATTCTCACTACGGCCGGATGTGTCCGATCGAAACGCCGGAAGGTCCGAACATCGGGCTCATCAACTCGCTGTCTTCGTACGCGCGCGTCAATGAGTACGGGTTCATTGAGACGCCGTACCGGAAGGTGGATCCGGACACGGGGATCGTCACCGACCACGTCGACTACCTCACCGCCGACGAAGAGGAGAACTACATCGTCGCTCAGGCCAACGCGGAGTTGACGGAGGACGGGCGCTTGGCGGACGCCGAAGTGGTCGCCCGCTACCGGGGCGACATCATCGCGGTCCCGCGCGAGCGGGTGGACTATATGGACGTGTCGCCGAAGCAGGTCGTGTCTGTGGCGACGGCCCTGATCCCGTTCTTGGAGAACGATGACGCCAACCGCGCGCTGATGGGATCGAACATGCAGCGTCAGGCGGTGCCGTTGTTGGTGACGGAGGCGCCGCTGGTCGGAACGGGCATGGAGCACAAGGCGGCGAAGGACTCGGGTGTCTGCGTGGTCGCACGGCGGGACGGCGTCGTGGAACGCGTGACGGCGCGCGAGATCTGGGTGCGGGTCAAGCAGGAGGTCGACGGCCGCACGGTGTTCGGCGACCTCGACAAGTACCGGCTGCAGAAGTTTGTGCGTTCCAACCAGAACACATGCATCAACCAGCGGCCCATCGTGCGCGAGGGCCAGGAGGTGCGGGCGGGCGACATCATCGCCGATGGACCGGCCACGGATATGGGCGAGTTGGCGCTCGGCCGCAACGTCCTCGTCGCCTTCATGACGTGGGAAGGGTACAACTACGAGGACGCCATCCTGCTGTCGGAGAAGGTCGTCAAGGAGGATATCTACACCTCCATCCACATCGAGGAGTACGAGCTGGAGGCACGAGACACCAAACTGGGGCCGGAGGAGATCACCCGGGATATCCCGAACGTCGGCGAGGACGCGCTGAAGAACCTCGACGAGCGGGGCATCATCCGCATCGGGGCCGAGATCCGCGCGGGCGACATCCTGGTCGGCAAGGTCACTCCGAAGGGCGTGACGGAGCTGACGGCGGAGGAGCGGCTGCTCCACGCCATCTTCGGTGAAAAGGCGCGGGAGGTGCGGGACACCTCGCTGCGGGTGCCGCACGGCGGCGCCGGGATTGTGGTCGACGTGAAGGTGTTCACGCGGGAGAACGGCGACGAGCTCCCCGCGGGGGTCAACCAGCTGGTCCGCGTCTACATCGCGCAGAAACGCAAGATCTCGGAAGGCGACAAGATGGCCGGGCGCCACGGGAACAAGGGTGTGGTGGCGCGCATCCTCCCGGAGGAAGACATGCCGTTCTTGGAAGACGGCACGCCGGTGGAGATCGTCCTGAACCCGTTGGGTGTGCCGTCCCGCATGAACATCGGCCAGGTGTTGGAGACCCACTTGGGGATGGCGGCCAAAGCCCTCGGCATCCACATCGCGACGCCGGTATTCGACGGTGCGAAGGCCGAAGACGTGTTCGCCACCCTCGAGGAAGCCGGGTTCCCGGCCGATGGCAAACAGGTGCTGTACGACGGGCGAACCGGAGAGCCGTTCGACAACCGCGTCACGGTCGGGTACGTGTACATGATGAAGCTGGCTCACCTGGTGGACGACAAGATCCACGCCCGTTCGACCGGGCCGTACTCCCTGGTCACTCAGCAGCCGCTGGGCGGCAAGGCTCAGTTCGGCGGCCAACGGTTTGGCGAGATGGAGGTTTGGGCGCTGGAGGCGTATGGCGCGGCTTACACGCTGCAGGAGATCCTCACCGTCAAATCGGATGATGTGGTCGGGCGCGTGAAGACGTACGAGGCCATCGTCAAGGGCGAGAACGTGCCGGAACCGGGTGTCCCCGAGTCGTTCAAGGTGTTGGTGAAAGAGCTCCAGAGCCTCGGCATGGACGTCAAGATCCTGAGCGAGGACGAGCAGGAGATCATCATGCGGGAGAGCGACGACGAAGAGGACGCCGGGGAGAAGTTGAACCTGAGCCTGGAGACGCACAGCATCGGCGAGTGA